The Desulfobulbaceae bacterium genome contains a region encoding:
- a CDS encoding cell envelope integrity protein TolA: MIKPDVSSHRPEDNEDQWKLPLILAIVLHVALLLLIVFPPTFLFPRREIPDVQTINLFDAGELNLPASSGPKRSANAVTKKASPSPEQKKEAPKPEPKKEVAPPPPPEPPEPEPTPPEPPPEPPKPEPIPEPPKPEPKPEPVPEPPKPKPEPAPEKAISLSPKNVKKKIEPEKKVAEKTKPDTPVEKPKKDTPKPDTTAAKADVKILKSLERIKARVAERQENQAVKDKLARLRDSLHDIATAKPTAEETASEASPGAGGADSGGVSSSGTGGGPSSQLDEALKKYYIAISRKIHSNWALPDTQDRDSNLEAIAVIIINRDGTIVETFFEKNSGNSSFDHYVEKSIQAALPMPPFPSDLKENQLEIGLKFRPSGLF; this comes from the coding sequence ATGATTAAACCCGATGTCTCCAGCCATCGCCCAGAAGACAACGAAGACCAGTGGAAACTCCCCCTCATCCTGGCCATTGTCCTCCATGTGGCGCTGCTCCTTCTGATCGTATTTCCGCCTACATTTCTCTTTCCCCGGCGAGAAATACCTGATGTCCAGACTATCAACCTTTTTGACGCAGGAGAACTCAATCTCCCTGCCTCCTCAGGCCCAAAACGCTCGGCCAATGCCGTCACCAAGAAGGCGTCTCCCTCGCCTGAACAAAAAAAGGAAGCGCCTAAACCTGAGCCCAAAAAAGAGGTTGCACCGCCGCCACCTCCTGAACCACCAGAGCCAGAACCCACACCACCGGAACCGCCACCCGAACCACCAAAACCGGAACCCATCCCGGAACCACCGAAACCAGAACCAAAGCCTGAGCCGGTACCGGAACCGCCGAAACCGAAACCTGAACCAGCGCCGGAAAAAGCCATTTCATTAAGCCCGAAAAATGTTAAGAAAAAGATAGAACCAGAAAAGAAAGTTGCCGAGAAAACAAAACCGGATACTCCGGTTGAGAAACCCAAAAAGGATACTCCCAAGCCCGACACTACCGCGGCCAAAGCGGACGTCAAAATTCTTAAATCCCTTGAGCGCATAAAGGCCCGGGTGGCCGAGCGTCAGGAAAATCAAGCGGTTAAAGACAAACTGGCAAGACTGAGGGACTCACTGCACGACATCGCCACAGCAAAGCCAACAGCAGAAGAAACTGCCAGCGAGGCCTCTCCAGGGGCCGGTGGCGCTGATAGCGGAGGCGTCTCTTCCTCTGGCACAGGTGGCGGCCCATCATCCCAGCTTGATGAAGCGTTAAAGAAGTATTATATTGCGATTTCCAGAAAGATTCACAGCAACTGGGCTCTCCCCGATACCCAGGACCGGGATAGCAATCTGGAGGCCATTGCGGTCATTATAATCAATCGGGATGGGACCATTGTCGAAACTTTTTTCGAAAAAAATTCCGGCAACAGCTCTTTCGACCACTATGTGGAAAAATCGATCCAAGCTGCGCTTCCCATGCCTCCATTTCCATCAGACCTCAAAGAAAATCAACTTGAAATCGGCCTGAAATTCAGGCCCAGCGGACTCTTTTAA
- the purE gene encoding 5-(carboxyamino)imidazole ribonucleotide mutase, whose translation MTQKPLVGILMGSDSDLPVMRKAGTVLDEMGVPFEMDISSAHRLPDKTAEYARTARERGLEVIIAGAGMAAHLAGVIAAHTTLPVIGVPLASGPMNGVDALHSTVQMPPGIPVATVAIDGSKNAAYLACEILSIKYPEIARNLDTFREDTRKSLQKKSDELKKEQKTS comes from the coding sequence ATGACACAAAAACCACTTGTCGGAATCTTAATGGGAAGCGACAGCGATCTGCCGGTAATGAGAAAAGCAGGGACCGTCCTTGATGAAATGGGCGTTCCCTTTGAAATGGACATCAGTTCCGCCCACCGATTACCGGACAAGACAGCCGAGTACGCACGCACAGCCAGAGAGCGCGGCCTGGAAGTTATCATCGCAGGAGCCGGCATGGCCGCACATCTGGCAGGAGTCATCGCAGCACACACGACCCTACCGGTGATCGGGGTGCCACTGGCCTCTGGCCCCATGAATGGAGTTGACGCCCTGCATTCCACAGTGCAGATGCCCCCAGGGATTCCAGTGGCCACGGTGGCTATCGATGGCTCAAAAAACGCAGCATATCTGGCCTGTGAAATACTTTCCATCAAGTATCCTGAAATCGCCAGGAATCTTGACACTTTCAGAGAAGACACCCGCAAGTCCCTGCAAAAGAAATCAGACGAACTGAAAAAAGAACAAAAGACCTCATAG
- the tolR gene encoding protein TolR, whose protein sequence is MGMGSARRKGAVVADINVTPLVDVMLVLLIIFMVTAPMMNQGVDVDLPQTTSKPLKQDDKPIVITIDPQGGIFFNQIQGDRKILQQQLSELAASQGTEIPIFLRADKEVPYGIVAQVMADIKESGFLKLGMVTQPEDRQ, encoded by the coding sequence ATGGGAATGGGATCCGCAAGACGAAAAGGCGCGGTTGTCGCCGACATTAACGTCACCCCTCTGGTTGACGTCATGCTGGTGCTGTTGATTATATTCATGGTCACCGCCCCCATGATGAATCAAGGTGTCGATGTCGATCTTCCGCAAACTACATCAAAACCCCTCAAACAGGACGACAAACCTATTGTCATCACCATTGACCCGCAGGGGGGGATTTTCTTCAATCAAATCCAAGGTGACCGAAAAATCCTTCAGCAGCAGCTCAGTGAGCTGGCAGCCAGTCAAGGGACTGAGATTCCGATCTTCCTGCGCGCCGACAAGGAGGTGCCATACGGGATAGTCGCCCAAGTCATGGCTGATATCAAAGAGTCCGGATTCCTGAAACTTGGGATGGTTACCCAGCCTGAAGATCGGCAATGA
- a CDS encoding phosphoenolpyruvate carboxykinase, which yields MSIKSFAREGRQCIIYSDGKVCESKRELLSSEVFADIVQTLVEELCRNDSPLLDYLGPDLANKRDLRQLINILRALSEHPIEQVASVLPSATILTGHEHRLAMHSFIEKLYDYWRSFDRYIVLLAESRPDGSNQRPYRAFNDSLVTLAHQIRSLYRDMCENITGSHPRVYRHVAAGFDAGVIAVPKKCSLPSIYQKALADVPFIRQVWFAPPLILDPPMNTRTGQFKAATENPITGLQLSDKEWLCYPAQVGPLTIFVYFHRRFMGLGFSLANLFELASNEQIAAGPEAIYIFGAPPDHMARFGDLPTVFFDDQENNLLTAAVPLEERFGYFGYLKKMILTLHNIVMMKRGRLPFHGAMVRILLKGGKAATLLIIGDTAAGKSESLEALRILGEDLVQEMVIIADDMGSLESDLQGRVIGYGTEIGAFIRLDDLQQGYAFGQIDRAIIMSPQKVNARVVLPVTTIDEVLHGDAIDFLLYANNYEEVDEEHPIIEQFNSAGHALNVFRNGAVMAKGTTTSTGLGHTYFANIFGAPQYRELHEKLAINVFEKAFQQGVFVGELRTRLGIGGYESTGPQYAAKALLELIDATSN from the coding sequence ATGAGCATCAAATCGTTTGCCAGAGAAGGACGGCAGTGCATCATCTATTCAGACGGCAAGGTGTGCGAATCTAAAAGAGAATTGCTTTCTAGCGAAGTTTTTGCGGACATCGTGCAGACCTTGGTCGAAGAGTTGTGTCGCAACGACTCCCCATTACTCGATTACCTGGGTCCGGATTTGGCTAATAAGCGGGACCTTCGGCAACTGATCAATATTCTCCGCGCACTCAGCGAACACCCCATCGAACAGGTGGCCTCGGTTCTCCCGTCAGCGACAATTCTGACAGGTCATGAGCACCGCCTGGCCATGCATTCATTTATTGAAAAATTGTACGATTATTGGCGCTCGTTTGACCGTTACATTGTCCTTCTTGCCGAATCCAGGCCTGACGGCTCCAACCAGCGGCCATACCGGGCATTCAATGACTCCCTCGTCACCTTAGCTCACCAGATACGTTCGCTTTATCGGGACATGTGCGAAAACATTACCGGTAGCCACCCCAGAGTCTACCGGCATGTCGCCGCAGGCTTCGACGCAGGTGTAATCGCAGTCCCCAAGAAGTGCTCCCTGCCATCCATCTACCAAAAAGCGCTGGCGGATGTTCCTTTTATCCGCCAGGTCTGGTTCGCCCCTCCCCTGATCTTAGATCCTCCCATGAATACACGCACCGGTCAGTTTAAGGCTGCTACTGAAAATCCCATCACCGGACTACAGCTCTCAGACAAAGAGTGGCTCTGTTATCCGGCCCAAGTCGGACCTTTGACAATCTTCGTCTATTTCCACCGCAGATTCATGGGACTCGGATTTTCCCTTGCCAACTTATTTGAACTGGCAAGCAACGAACAAATCGCAGCAGGACCCGAGGCCATCTACATTTTTGGCGCCCCGCCCGACCACATGGCACGTTTTGGCGACCTGCCGACCGTTTTCTTTGATGACCAGGAAAACAACCTCCTTACGGCGGCAGTTCCCCTGGAGGAGCGTTTCGGCTATTTCGGCTATTTGAAAAAAATGATCCTGACACTCCACAATATCGTGATGATGAAGCGAGGTCGGTTGCCTTTCCATGGAGCAATGGTCCGCATCCTGCTCAAAGGGGGCAAAGCGGCCACTCTTCTGATCATCGGAGATACGGCCGCTGGCAAATCTGAATCACTGGAAGCCCTCCGAATATTGGGAGAAGATCTGGTCCAGGAGATGGTGATCATCGCAGACGACATGGGTTCCCTGGAAAGCGACCTACAGGGCAGAGTGATTGGCTATGGCACTGAAATCGGCGCTTTTATCCGACTGGACGACCTGCAGCAAGGATACGCCTTCGGCCAGATTGACCGAGCGATCATCATGAGTCCGCAAAAGGTTAACGCGAGAGTCGTGTTACCGGTTACCACCATTGATGAAGTCCTGCACGGCGATGCCATTGATTTTCTGCTCTACGCCAACAATTACGAAGAAGTGGACGAAGAACATCCGATCATTGAACAATTTAACTCTGCGGGGCACGCCCTTAATGTCTTCCGAAACGGTGCGGTAATGGCCAAGGGTACCACCACCTCCACCGGTTTGGGACACACCTATTTCGCCAATATTTTTGGAGCGCCTCAGTACCGTGAACTACATGAAAAACTTGCCATTAATGTTTTTGAAAAAGCATTTCAACAAGGGGTATTTGTCGGCGAACTGCGCACCAGGCTTGGCATTGGCGGGTATGAGAGCACCGGCCCTCAATACGCGGCCAAGGCGCTGTTAGAACTGATCGACGCAACATCAAATTAA
- a CDS encoding IS30 family transposase, with protein sequence MVDALKVHKSTISRELRRNVGERGWRPKQAQEKYVTHRLACHNANKFPPEDWAQVDVLIRDKLSPEQVSSRMVMEKTLKISHETIYMHVYNDKRAKGDLWLHLNSQKRYRKRYGSGQERSGTLKNRISIDDRPKIILSR encoded by the coding sequence ATTGTTGATGCATTAAAGGTCCACAAATCAACAATTTCACGTGAGTTAAGACGAAACGTTGGTGAGCGGGGTTGGCGCCCAAAACAGGCTCAGGAAAAATACGTAACACATCGCTTGGCTTGCCATAATGCAAACAAGTTTCCCCCTGAAGACTGGGCTCAAGTTGATGTATTGATAAGAGATAAATTAAGCCCTGAACAAGTCTCCAGTCGCATGGTTATGGAGAAAACGTTGAAAATCAGTCACGAAACCATCTACATGCATGTATATAATGACAAGCGTGCCAAAGGTGATTTATGGCTTCACTTGAACAGCCAAAAGCGCTACCGAAAACGCTATGGAAGCGGCCAGGAACGTAGTGGAACGCTGAAGAACAGAATCAGCATCGATGACCGTCCTAAAATAATCTTAAGTCGATGA
- the ybgF gene encoding tol-pal system protein YbgF produces MELIMLKTLRTTTFILLTSPLLVQCVPSQDVNSLDLRIRNLDNQVFQLGKTVNRLGGSAGPENPLDQIQARQAEMADNIDRLNSEIMRLKGQMENNSRQSRSSQADSGLQRRIDELSQQVAALGDQVNQNTSALKTGQTSGLAIVAPSKPITKPSVDVPPPTKMEVPEQTATDPKKTPSPEKKPTEEAKPQIADDAEAATPGDPGKAIYDKGLELFRSSKFNEAYRTFSDYLSKHPKGKMAPNARFWLGDCYYNQQEFELAILEYQKVIADYPTDSKAPSALLKQGLAFEKLKDNETAKIVYNKLLKEYPKSDQVETAKKRLDSFK; encoded by the coding sequence ATGGAGTTGATCATGCTCAAAACCTTACGTACCACCACTTTCATTCTCTTAACAAGCCCGCTGCTGGTCCAGTGCGTCCCCTCCCAGGATGTCAACAGTCTGGACCTGCGGATCCGCAACCTAGACAATCAGGTCTTTCAACTCGGCAAAACCGTCAACCGCTTAGGGGGAAGCGCCGGGCCAGAAAATCCCTTAGATCAGATCCAAGCCAGACAAGCGGAGATGGCCGATAACATTGATCGTTTGAACAGCGAAATCATGCGGTTAAAAGGACAGATGGAAAATAACAGTCGCCAGTCCAGGTCCTCCCAGGCAGACAGCGGCCTGCAAAGAAGAATTGATGAGTTGAGCCAACAGGTTGCTGCCCTAGGCGACCAAGTTAATCAGAACACTTCGGCTCTAAAAACTGGGCAGACATCCGGACTCGCAATAGTAGCCCCAAGTAAACCCATCACCAAGCCATCTGTCGATGTCCCGCCACCCACCAAAATGGAAGTACCCGAGCAGACCGCCACTGACCCCAAAAAAACACCCAGCCCAGAAAAAAAGCCAACTGAGGAGGCGAAACCACAAATAGCGGACGATGCTGAAGCTGCCACCCCCGGCGATCCTGGCAAGGCGATCTACGACAAGGGACTGGAACTCTTCCGCTCCAGTAAATTCAACGAGGCATATCGAACTTTTAGTGACTATCTCAGTAAACATCCAAAGGGGAAAATGGCGCCCAACGCCAGATTCTGGCTCGGCGACTGCTACTATAACCAGCAGGAATTTGAATTGGCCATCCTGGAGTACCAAAAGGTGATCGCCGACTATCCCACCGACAGCAAGGCCCCCTCTGCCCTCCTCAAGCAGGGCCTGGCCTTTGAGAAGCTCAAGGATAACGAAACCGCCAAGATCGTCTACAACAAGCTTCTCAAAGAGTACCCAAAGAGCGATCAAGTTGAGACCGCCAAAAAGAGACTTGATTCCTTCAAGTAA
- the tolB gene encoding Tol-Pal system beta propeller repeat protein TolB, with translation MNKHFIFILSAIFTFITLLSPSRGEARVYLDITSADAKKLSIAIPAFTDSTTSGVITEKGQKITDLMAKALVFHGFISVVPASSHQNRRDANWSALGADYVIFGSYGTEGNEMVIEAKLMDTQGNKMIAGKRYRTPANKARTTVLKLSDEIIFQLTGDQGVSNTKIAFVSDKTGKKEIYLADVLGDNIRQVTRHNGLCISPRFSPDGGRLAYTSYHRNNPNLYITDLSQDKTTKAISWQKGLNMAPAWSPDGQSLITTLSKDGNSDLYLMATTGKILERLTKNQGISCSASWSPDGRRFAFVSDRTGNPQIYIMDMGSRQVQRLTFSGKENTTPSWSPKGDLIAYTALTDNGYQLFIISPEGGEPTQLTQYWGNYESPSWSPDGRQIVLSRGQGANKELCRIFLKGQGLTTLFPMKGTQTYPQWSPRLPY, from the coding sequence ATGAATAAACATTTTATCTTCATCCTTTCAGCCATTTTCACCTTCATTACCCTGCTCTCCCCCTCCAGAGGTGAGGCCCGGGTCTACCTTGACATTACCTCGGCCGACGCCAAAAAATTATCGATAGCCATCCCGGCATTCACTGATTCAACAACGTCTGGTGTCATCACCGAAAAGGGCCAAAAGATAACTGACCTGATGGCCAAAGCGCTCGTCTTTCACGGTTTTATCTCTGTAGTTCCAGCATCATCACATCAGAACCGCCGTGATGCCAACTGGAGCGCCCTCGGTGCAGATTATGTCATTTTTGGCAGCTATGGCACCGAAGGAAACGAAATGGTTATCGAAGCCAAGCTTATGGACACCCAAGGCAATAAGATGATCGCTGGCAAACGGTATCGAACCCCGGCGAATAAAGCCCGCACCACCGTCCTCAAGTTAAGCGACGAGATCATCTTTCAACTTACCGGCGACCAAGGCGTCAGCAACACCAAGATCGCCTTTGTCTCCGACAAGACCGGTAAAAAAGAGATCTATCTGGCGGATGTCCTAGGTGACAATATCCGTCAGGTCACCCGCCACAACGGGCTCTGCATCTCTCCGCGATTCTCTCCTGACGGTGGTCGCCTGGCCTACACCTCATACCACCGCAACAACCCCAACCTCTACATCACCGATCTCTCCCAGGATAAGACGACCAAGGCCATCTCCTGGCAAAAAGGACTCAATATGGCCCCTGCCTGGTCCCCCGATGGCCAAAGCCTGATCACGACTCTGAGCAAGGACGGCAACTCCGACCTCTACCTCATGGCCACCACCGGCAAGATCCTTGAGCGTCTCACTAAAAACCAGGGGATCAGCTGCTCGGCATCCTGGTCTCCTGACGGAAGACGATTTGCCTTTGTCTCCGACCGCACCGGTAATCCGCAGATCTATATCATGGATATGGGCAGCCGTCAGGTGCAGCGCCTCACCTTCTCTGGCAAGGAAAACACCACCCCCAGTTGGTCTCCCAAGGGTGACCTCATCGCCTACACCGCCCTCACAGACAACGGATACCAACTCTTTATCATCAGCCCGGAAGGCGGCGAGCCTACCCAATTAACCCAGTACTGGGGGAACTACGAATCCCCCTCCTGGTCGCCTGATGGCCGGCAGATAGTCCTCTCCCGTGGCCAAGGCGCCAACAAAGAGTTGTGTCGCATTTTCCTTAAAGGCCAAGGGCTGACCACCCTGTTCCCGATGAAGGGCACCCAGACTTACCCGCAGTGGTCACCCCGCCTCCCCTATTAA
- a CDS encoding cyclic nucleotide-binding domain-containing protein — MTQQQLVILQDALNGLLRGEYKVLLDPGITTPLPETILRLINNHKTPVVDKLLEQIQRASGSGDADIRQAASFCLVRIATRLAMAGQWDVLDKSVACLLTIAGNLRYPDQLRDEANSALQMAHARQIDGGKSEAAAKEKMDPLTSREEQIFELAAKGNKDVAKEQLFDLVVACARKKDFFNAERLRDRIYEIDPMALMEIIQSGDVIEAEKAGAISKDLLAIWAKLLTVLSLEEFNSLYCEMEERSFKPEEMIVTQGANNDELFFINHGSVRASYAGGDKEMLLKNLGSGEIAGENFFNASVWTVSLTAQQQTSILALNRDKLSRLEQRIPGIESKLIDYYNKYSDISAAIKRKGMDRRVHERFKVESKIQLQIIDDKDRILSSFRGAMTDISQGGLSFCIRIAKKESSRLLLGRSIKASIPVTGSPDEILQGTVIGVQVVDLVLSDYSVHVKFNDELSGNDLKSFLV, encoded by the coding sequence TTGACTCAACAACAGCTTGTTATTCTTCAAGATGCCCTCAATGGTCTCTTGCGTGGTGAATATAAAGTCTTGCTCGATCCCGGCATTACCACTCCACTGCCTGAGACTATCCTTCGCCTCATCAATAATCATAAAACGCCGGTCGTCGATAAGCTCCTGGAACAGATCCAGCGTGCCTCAGGTAGTGGAGATGCGGATATCCGCCAGGCTGCCTCATTTTGTCTGGTGCGTATTGCCACCAGGCTGGCCATGGCAGGGCAGTGGGACGTTTTGGACAAAAGTGTTGCGTGTTTACTTACTATTGCCGGTAATTTGAGATATCCTGACCAGTTGCGGGATGAGGCTAATAGCGCGTTGCAGATGGCGCACGCCCGGCAAATCGATGGGGGGAAATCGGAGGCAGCAGCGAAAGAAAAGATGGACCCACTGACCTCGCGGGAAGAGCAGATATTCGAATTGGCAGCCAAGGGGAATAAGGATGTGGCCAAGGAACAGCTTTTTGATCTGGTGGTCGCCTGTGCTCGAAAAAAAGACTTTTTCAATGCGGAAAGGCTACGGGATCGGATTTACGAGATCGATCCTATGGCGCTCATGGAGATCATCCAGTCCGGTGACGTCATTGAGGCGGAAAAAGCAGGGGCTATCAGCAAAGACCTCCTGGCGATCTGGGCTAAGCTTCTCACCGTGCTCTCTTTGGAGGAGTTCAACTCCCTCTATTGTGAGATGGAAGAACGGAGTTTCAAGCCGGAGGAGATGATAGTTACCCAAGGTGCGAACAATGATGAGCTTTTTTTCATCAATCACGGCAGCGTCAGGGCGTCCTACGCGGGAGGCGACAAGGAGATGCTCCTGAAGAATTTGGGCAGTGGTGAAATTGCCGGGGAGAATTTTTTCAACGCCTCGGTGTGGACCGTGTCCTTGACCGCTCAGCAGCAGACCTCCATCTTGGCGCTCAATCGGGACAAGCTCTCTCGTCTAGAGCAACGGATTCCTGGGATCGAATCCAAACTGATCGATTATTACAACAAGTACAGTGATATCTCTGCCGCAATAAAGAGAAAGGGCATGGATCGTCGAGTTCATGAACGGTTTAAGGTTGAGAGCAAGATCCAGCTACAAATTATTGATGACAAGGATCGCATCTTGAGCAGCTTTCGGGGGGCGATGACCGACATCTCTCAAGGGGGGCTATCCTTTTGCATCCGGATTGCCAAGAAGGAGAGTAGCCGACTGCTGTTGGGCAGAAGTATCAAGGCGAGTATCCCGGTCACTGGCAGCCCGGATGAAATCCTGCAGGGTACGGTCATCGGGGTGCAAGTCGTTGACCTGGTTCTGAGCGATTACTCTGTTCATGTAAAATTTAATGATGAATTGTCCGGTAACGACCTTAAATCCTTCCTGGTTTGA
- the tolQ gene encoding protein TolQ, which yields MQDLSIISMFLHAGLVVKFVMLLLVIFSIGSWYIIFMKFILFKKVRQESDDFLETFWKSKNLAEAARSAQKTPLSPESQIFITGFSELQKISKSKASSADGNETFEMRLAGMDNLKRALEKAATTEAERLSRALNFLATAGSSTPFIGLFGTVWGIMTSFQEIGQKGGASLAVVAPGISEALVATAAGLAVAIPSVIFFNHFTGQINDFENNMHRFSTDLLNLVERDLIAKV from the coding sequence ATGCAGGACCTCAGTATCATCAGTATGTTTCTTCATGCCGGACTTGTCGTCAAGTTCGTCATGCTCCTCCTGGTCATTTTTTCGATTGGCTCCTGGTATATCATTTTCATGAAATTCATCCTGTTCAAGAAGGTACGACAGGAGTCGGATGATTTTTTGGAAACCTTCTGGAAATCCAAGAATCTGGCGGAAGCCGCCAGATCGGCCCAAAAAACTCCGCTCAGCCCAGAATCACAGATCTTCATCACCGGATTCAGCGAACTACAAAAAATCAGCAAATCAAAGGCCTCCAGTGCTGATGGCAATGAAACGTTTGAGATGCGTCTTGCAGGGATGGACAATCTCAAACGTGCCCTGGAAAAAGCCGCCACCACTGAGGCCGAGCGCCTCAGTCGAGCGCTCAATTTCCTCGCCACTGCCGGCAGTTCAACCCCGTTCATCGGCCTGTTCGGCACGGTATGGGGAATTATGACCTCATTTCAGGAGATCGGCCAAAAGGGGGGGGCTTCACTTGCCGTTGTCGCTCCTGGGATCTCGGAAGCCCTGGTAGCAACAGCAGCAGGTCTTGCCGTAGCAATTCCTTCAGTAATCTTCTTCAATCATTTTACCGGCCAGATTAATGATTTCGAAAACAATATGCATCGCTTCTCCACCGACCTCCTGAATCTGGTCGAGCGCGACCTGATTGCTAAAGTGTGA
- a CDS encoding M48 family metallopeptidase yields MVFNQFYWLIIIALVGNFLITSWADWLNLKALDPQLPDDFADVYEAAAYAKSQRYTREKTRFGLVASGIDLVLLLIFWQAGGFNWLDFVVRGLGFGPVVNGLIYLGGLFVVKTLLAIPFSLYETFVLEEKYGFNRTTPRTFVLDMAKGVLLAAILGGPLVAALLFFFEWAGGAAWLYGWVLTTAFIVIVQFVAPTWIMPLFNTFTPLADGELRERIMNYARSVGFSLENVFVIDGSKRSSKSNAFFTGFGRHKRIALFDTLIARHSVPELVGILAHEIGHYKKHHIVQGMVISIAHLGVMLYLLSLSLGSQGLFDAFGMSHRSVYGGLVFFGLLLTPLELALSLLMNRLSRKNEFEADRFASQTTGSGEDLVLALKKLSVHNLANLTPHPFYVTLHYSHPPLLARIAAIRRENRGA; encoded by the coding sequence ATGGTTTTTAATCAGTTCTATTGGCTTATCATCATTGCCCTGGTTGGTAATTTTCTGATTACTTCATGGGCAGACTGGCTTAATCTCAAGGCCCTTGATCCACAGCTTCCTGACGATTTTGCCGATGTCTATGAGGCGGCTGCATATGCTAAGTCTCAGCGTTACACCCGAGAGAAAACTCGATTTGGCTTGGTGGCATCCGGGATTGACCTGGTGCTGCTGCTGATATTTTGGCAGGCCGGGGGATTTAACTGGCTCGATTTCGTTGTGCGTGGGCTGGGTTTTGGTCCGGTGGTGAATGGGCTTATTTACCTGGGGGGACTTTTTGTGGTGAAAACACTGTTGGCGATCCCATTTTCACTGTACGAGACCTTTGTTCTGGAAGAGAAATATGGTTTCAACCGGACCACTCCTCGGACCTTTGTCTTGGATATGGCCAAGGGGGTTCTATTGGCGGCGATTCTGGGAGGCCCTTTGGTTGCCGCGCTGCTGTTCTTTTTTGAGTGGGCAGGGGGGGCGGCCTGGCTCTATGGCTGGGTGTTGACCACGGCCTTTATCGTTATTGTTCAATTTGTTGCGCCAACTTGGATCATGCCACTTTTTAACACCTTCACGCCGCTTGCCGATGGAGAACTACGGGAGAGGATCATGAACTACGCCAGGTCGGTTGGCTTTTCTCTAGAGAATGTCTTTGTGATTGATGGTTCAAAGCGCTCCAGTAAGTCAAACGCTTTTTTCACCGGGTTCGGCAGACACAAGCGGATCGCTTTGTTTGACACCTTGATTGCCCGGCATAGCGTTCCGGAGTTGGTGGGCATTCTGGCCCATGAGATTGGCCATTACAAAAAGCACCATATCGTGCAGGGCATGGTCATCAGCATTGCCCATCTCGGAGTGATGTTGTATCTGTTGTCGCTCTCTCTCGGCAGCCAAGGCTTATTTGATGCTTTTGGGATGTCGCACCGGTCCGTATATGGCGGCTTGGTGTTTTTCGGTTTGTTGCTGACTCCCCTGGAGCTGGCGCTGTCATTGCTTATGAATCGTCTGTCTCGGAAGAACGAATTCGAGGCTGATCGGTTCGCTTCGCAGACAACAGGAAGCGGCGAGGACTTGGTGTTGGCCTTGAAAAAGTTATCTGTTCATAATTTGGCTAACCTGACCCCCCATCCCTTCTATGTGACCCTGCACTATTCTCATCCGCCTCTGCTTGCCAGGATCGCTGCAATCCGG
- a CDS encoding DUF2294 domain-containing protein, with product MTRTKGQVEADISEAIIKFEKEFMGRGPLETKTYIIGDLILVRLKGVLTQAEHQLSKPGEMSNGRELIKQVRIALLEKGRPLLEAVVESITGQKVKSLHTDISTVTGERIILFTLSAPTGFE from the coding sequence ATGACCAGAACAAAAGGACAGGTTGAGGCTGACATCAGTGAGGCCATCATCAAGTTTGAAAAAGAGTTCATGGGTAGAGGCCCCCTCGAAACCAAGACCTATATTATCGGTGACCTAATACTAGTCCGCCTCAAAGGTGTGCTCACTCAGGCGGAGCACCAACTTTCCAAACCAGGTGAAATGAGCAACGGCCGAGAATTGATCAAACAGGTTCGAATTGCCCTTCTGGAAAAAGGCAGGCCCCTACTGGAAGCCGTAGTGGAATCAATTACCGGACAAAAAGTCAAAAGTCTGCACACGGATATCAGCACTGTAACTGGAGAGAGAATCATCCTTTTCACCCTCTCTGCCCCCACTGGATTCGAATAA